One genomic segment of Coriobacteriia bacterium includes these proteins:
- a CDS encoding SufS family cysteine desulfurase, producing the protein MSDTQRVGAPTPDPSIVGNPYKKDFPLLVSHPDVAYLDSAATAQRPACVLDAQRRFYETMNANPLRGLYELSVDATQAIADVRAHTARFVGASDPTEIVFTRNASESLNLVACTLGMSRLHEGDEVVISIMEHHSNLIPWQQVCRATGASLIYLRPDSEGVITNEEIAAKIGPKAKIVSVTHVSNVLGVINPIRAIADRAHEMGAVMVVDGAQSVPHIPVDVKELDCDLLAFSAHKLFGPMGVGVLLGRKALLDEMPPFLVGGEMIDSVAEQDAVWAPVPEKFEAGTQDAAGIYAFGAALDYVEGVGLDALEHRERLLVDYLYESLAALPYIELIGPSDPAAHVGVVSFNVRDIHPHDVASLLDTQHVDVRAGHHCAQPLLAWMGLQTCNRASIAFYNDAADIDKLVAGLKFVWSVFHGND; encoded by the coding sequence ATGAGCGACACGCAGCGCGTGGGCGCACCGACGCCTGACCCCTCCATTGTCGGCAACCCCTACAAGAAGGACTTCCCGCTGCTCGTGAGCCACCCTGACGTGGCCTATCTCGACAGCGCGGCGACGGCGCAGCGCCCGGCCTGCGTGCTCGACGCCCAGCGTCGCTTCTACGAGACGATGAACGCCAACCCGCTGCGCGGCCTCTACGAGCTCTCCGTTGACGCCACGCAGGCGATCGCCGACGTCCGCGCCCACACGGCGCGCTTCGTCGGTGCGAGCGACCCTACGGAGATCGTGTTCACGCGCAACGCCTCCGAGTCGCTTAACCTCGTAGCTTGCACGCTCGGCATGTCCCGCCTGCACGAGGGCGACGAGGTCGTCATCTCCATCATGGAGCATCACTCCAACCTCATTCCCTGGCAGCAGGTATGCCGCGCTACCGGTGCCTCCCTCATTTACCTGCGCCCCGACAGCGAGGGCGTCATCACCAACGAGGAGATCGCCGCGAAGATCGGCCCCAAGGCCAAGATCGTCTCCGTGACGCACGTCTCCAACGTGCTGGGCGTCATCAACCCCATCCGCGCCATCGCCGACCGCGCACACGAGATGGGCGCCGTCATGGTCGTGGACGGCGCGCAGTCCGTCCCGCACATCCCCGTCGACGTCAAAGAGCTCGACTGTGACCTGCTCGCATTCTCGGCCCACAAGCTGTTCGGGCCCATGGGCGTCGGTGTGCTGTTGGGCCGCAAGGCGCTGCTCGACGAGATGCCGCCGTTCCTCGTGGGCGGCGAGATGATCGACTCAGTGGCCGAGCAGGACGCCGTGTGGGCGCCCGTTCCCGAGAAGTTCGAGGCCGGCACACAGGATGCAGCAGGCATCTACGCCTTCGGTGCGGCGCTCGACTATGTGGAGGGCGTGGGCCTCGACGCGCTTGAGCACCGCGAGCGCCTGCTCGTGGACTACCTGTACGAGAGTCTCGCGGCACTCCCCTACATCGAGCTCATCGGGCCGAGCGACCCGGCCGCCCACGTGGGCGTCGTCTCGTTCAACGTGCGCGACATCCACCCGCACGACGTGGCAAGCCTGCTCGACACACAGCACGTCGACGTGCGCGCCGGCCACCACTGCGCCCAGCCTCTGCTAGCGTGGATGGGCCTGCAGACGTGCAACCGCGCTTCCATAGCCTTCTACAACGACGCGGCCGACATCGACAAGCTCGTGGCCGGCCTCAAATTCGTCTGGAGCGTCTTCCATGGCAATGACTGA
- a CDS encoding SufD family Fe-S cluster assembly protein, with product METNTIELTRVGESPSPTWNRLDINGHIVEVPAPEHDATAVADAASQHGAAYVKRPCEQSLEERSGLRSGLGTAAQAWLEARALDTAQLDFTQDSPTAAQELAVTSDTGEALSAHIALGSGKRLDVAIVAGPLAAGMPVSGALTKLELDEGAHANVHVLVALPDECQHLNDLQITLADRASVDVTYHLLGAGRCFAGMDIDCAGYHSACHVDVRYLTRDAEELDMNYVMRLRGRKSVATFDAYGVMGGTSTKTLRDTIDLVHGGKGAAGREQETVLLTNQGVTNKSLPVVLCDEDDVAGEHGATIGAVSPDQLEYLRTRGLTEDEAQALFARSVLDSAVAHSTTPEARAAALALAERVMGTEAAAEIADVAADVEGAR from the coding sequence ATGGAGACCAACACCATAGAGCTCACGCGCGTCGGCGAGTCGCCCTCGCCGACGTGGAATCGCCTGGACATCAACGGGCACATCGTCGAGGTGCCTGCGCCCGAGCATGACGCCACGGCAGTTGCCGACGCCGCCTCGCAGCATGGCGCGGCTTACGTCAAGCGCCCGTGCGAGCAGAGTCTCGAGGAGCGCTCCGGCCTGCGTAGCGGCCTGGGCACGGCAGCTCAGGCCTGGCTCGAGGCGCGCGCCCTCGACACCGCACAGCTTGACTTCACGCAGGACTCCCCCACTGCGGCTCAGGAGCTCGCCGTCACGTCCGATACGGGCGAGGCGCTGAGCGCACACATCGCGCTCGGGTCAGGCAAGCGGCTCGACGTCGCCATCGTGGCCGGCCCTCTTGCCGCCGGCATGCCCGTCAGCGGAGCGCTCACGAAGCTAGAGCTGGACGAGGGTGCGCACGCGAACGTGCACGTGCTCGTCGCGCTGCCCGATGAGTGCCAGCACCTCAACGACCTGCAGATCACGCTCGCCGATCGCGCCAGCGTGGACGTGACGTACCACCTGCTCGGCGCTGGCCGCTGCTTCGCGGGTATGGACATCGACTGCGCGGGCTACCACAGCGCGTGCCACGTTGACGTTCGCTACCTGACGCGTGACGCGGAAGAGCTCGACATGAACTACGTCATGCGCCTGCGCGGGCGTAAGTCCGTCGCGACGTTCGATGCGTACGGCGTCATGGGAGGCACGAGCACCAAGACGTTGCGCGACACAATCGACCTCGTGCACGGCGGCAAGGGCGCTGCCGGCCGCGAGCAGGAGACCGTACTGCTCACGAACCAGGGCGTCACGAACAAGTCGCTGCCCGTTGTGCTATGCGACGAGGACGACGTCGCCGGCGAGCACGGCGCGACCATCGGCGCCGTCAGCCCCGACCAGCTCGAGTACCTGCGCACGCGCGGCCTGACGGAGGACGAGGCCCAGGCCCTGTTCGCGCGCTCCGTTCTCGACAGTGCCGTTGCCCACAGCACGACGCCCGAGGCCCGCGCAGCCGCCCTCGCCCTCGCCGAACGCGTCATGGGCACCGAGGCCGCAGCCGAGATCGCTGACGTCGCCGCCGACGTGGAAGGGGCGCGATAA
- the sufB gene encoding Fe-S cluster assembly protein SufB, whose amino-acid sequence MSDIETARQFEKATGGLYDFVKSEDGYERFDDGLSHDIVREISAKKDEPAWMLDMRLRCLDLYESMSMPANWGPSISGLDMSNISSYVSPKTKQAKTWDEVPEDIKDTFERLGIPEAERTSLAGVGAQYDSEIVYHNMRDEVAKQGVVYSTIEDALHEGYEDIIREHFGTLITPNDHKFAALHYAVWSGGSFVYVPAGVSLDYPLQSYFRLNAAGAGQFEHTLIILEPGADLHFIEGCSAPKYNVANLHAGAVELFVGKGAHLRYSTVENWSKNMYNLNTKRARVEEDGKIEWVSGSFGSHVSYLYPMSLLVGARSSSEYTGITFAGATQNLDTGCKTVLSAPDTRATVSAKSLSKSGGVSTFRSEVVVTEAAENAKVSVSCASLMLDDESRSDTIPAMDVRCKSASVGHEATIGRISDETLMYLMSRGIPEDEARTLIVNGFANPVSKELPLEYAVEMNNLIKLEMEGSIG is encoded by the coding sequence ATGAGTGACATCGAGACCGCCCGCCAGTTTGAGAAGGCCACAGGCGGGCTCTACGACTTCGTAAAGAGCGAGGACGGCTACGAGCGCTTCGACGACGGCCTGTCTCACGACATCGTGCGCGAGATCTCGGCAAAGAAGGACGAGCCCGCGTGGATGCTCGACATGCGCCTGCGCTGCCTCGACCTCTACGAGTCCATGAGCATGCCCGCCAACTGGGGCCCGTCCATCTCCGGTCTGGACATGAGCAACATCTCCTCGTACGTGAGCCCCAAGACGAAGCAGGCAAAGACGTGGGACGAAGTCCCCGAGGACATCAAGGACACGTTCGAGCGTCTGGGCATCCCCGAGGCCGAGCGCACGAGTCTTGCCGGCGTCGGCGCGCAGTACGACTCGGAGATCGTCTACCACAACATGCGCGACGAGGTCGCAAAGCAGGGCGTCGTGTACTCGACAATCGAGGACGCGCTGCACGAGGGCTACGAGGACATCATCCGCGAGCACTTCGGCACGCTCATCACGCCGAATGACCACAAGTTCGCCGCGCTGCACTATGCGGTGTGGAGCGGCGGCTCGTTCGTGTACGTGCCCGCCGGCGTGAGCCTCGACTACCCGCTGCAGAGCTACTTCCGCCTGAACGCCGCCGGTGCCGGCCAGTTCGAGCACACGCTCATCATCCTGGAGCCCGGTGCGGATCTGCACTTCATCGAGGGCTGCTCTGCCCCCAAGTACAACGTCGCCAACCTGCACGCCGGCGCCGTCGAGCTGTTCGTGGGCAAGGGCGCCCACCTGCGCTACTCCACGGTGGAGAACTGGTCCAAGAACATGTACAACCTCAACACGAAGCGCGCTCGCGTCGAGGAAGATGGCAAGATCGAGTGGGTGTCCGGCTCGTTCGGCAGCCATGTGAGCTACCTCTACCCGATGTCGCTGCTCGTGGGTGCCCGCTCCAGCAGCGAATACACGGGCATCACGTTCGCCGGCGCGACGCAGAACCTCGACACGGGCTGCAAGACCGTGCTGTCCGCCCCCGACACGCGCGCGACGGTCAGCGCGAAGTCGCTGTCGAAGTCCGGCGGCGTCTCCACGTTCCGCAGCGAGGTCGTCGTGACGGAGGCGGCCGAGAACGCCAAGGTCAGCGTCTCGTGCGCCTCGCTCATGCTCGACGACGAGAGCCGCAGTGACACGATTCCCGCCATGGACGTGCGCTGCAAGAGCGCGAGCGTCGGCCATGAGGCCACGATCGGCCGCATCTCCGACGAGACGCTCATGTACCTCATGAGCCGCGGCATCCCCGAGGACGAGGCGCGCACGCTCATCGTGAACGGCTTCGCGAACCCCGTGTCCAAGGAACTCCCGCTGGAGTACGCCGTCGAGATGAACAACCTCATCAAGCTCGAGATGGAAGGGTCGATCGGCTAA